One genomic segment of Bacteroides caccae includes these proteins:
- a CDS encoding cell division protein ZapA, which translates to MNDKIKINLQIADSNYPLTINREEEQTVREAAKQVNIRLNKYREVYKNLEPEKIIAMVAYQFSLEKLQLMQRNDTSPYVEKVKELTELLEDYFKEE; encoded by the coding sequence ATGAACGATAAGATAAAAATAAACCTGCAAATAGCAGACTCAAACTACCCGTTAACCATCAACCGAGAGGAAGAACAAACGGTACGGGAAGCCGCCAAGCAGGTAAATATCAGGCTTAATAAGTACCGGGAAGTATACAAAAATCTGGAACCGGAAAAAATTATTGCCATGGTAGCCTATCAGTTCTCGTTAGAGAAACTGCAATTAATGCAACGTAACGATACCAGCCCCTATGTGGAGAAGGTAAAAGAACTAACTGAATTGCTGGAAGATTATTTTAAAGAGGAATAA
- a CDS encoding 5'-methylthioadenosine/S-adenosylhomocysteine nucleosidase family protein — translation MLKILVTYAVQGEFVEIKWPDVEPYYIRTGIGKVKSAFHLAEAIRQVQPDLVLNIGSAGTVNHQVGDIFVCRKFVDRDMQKLAGLGIECEIDSAALLEAKGYCRHWTENGTCNTGDSFLTELTHVSGDVVDMEAYAQAFVCRAKEIPFISVKYVTDIIGQNSVKHWEDKLADARQGLSNYLNVLKERI, via the coding sequence ATGTTGAAGATATTAGTAACCTACGCCGTCCAAGGCGAATTTGTGGAAATAAAGTGGCCTGATGTAGAACCTTATTACATCCGCACAGGTATTGGTAAAGTAAAATCAGCCTTTCATCTGGCTGAGGCTATTCGTCAGGTGCAACCCGACTTGGTTTTAAATATCGGAAGTGCGGGGACTGTCAATCATCAGGTTGGGGATATTTTTGTCTGCCGGAAGTTTGTAGACCGTGATATGCAGAAGCTGGCAGGTCTGGGAATCGAATGCGAAATCGATTCTGCAGCTTTGCTCGAAGCGAAAGGTTATTGCAGGCACTGGACGGAGAATGGAACTTGTAATACGGGGGATAGCTTCCTGACAGAACTGACTCACGTCAGCGGAGACGTAGTAGATATGGAAGCCTATGCACAAGCATTTGTCTGCCGTGCCAAGGAAATTCCGTTTATCTCCGTAAAATATGTAACCGATATTATTGGGCAGAACTCCGTAAAACATTGGGAAGATAAACTGGCAGATGCCCGTCAGGGACTTTCCAACTATCTTAATGTCTTGAAAGAGAGAATATGA
- a CDS encoding YbaN family protein, which yields MKTLCIILGSISLALGILGIFLPLLPTTPFLLLTAALYFKGSPRLYNWLLNHRHFGPYIRNFRENKAIPLRAKVISLVLMWGTMLYCIFFLIPLLWVKILLGLIAAGVTYHILSFKTLR from the coding sequence ATGAAAACTCTCTGTATCATTTTAGGAAGCATCTCCCTGGCACTCGGCATTCTCGGTATCTTTCTGCCGTTGTTGCCCACGACTCCTTTTCTGTTACTCACAGCCGCCCTTTATTTCAAGGGTTCGCCACGATTATATAACTGGTTACTGAATCACCGGCACTTCGGTCCTTATATCCGTAACTTCCGCGAGAATAAAGCAATTCCGCTCCGAGCCAAAGTTATCTCACTTGTGCTGATGTGGGGAACAATGCTATATTGTATCTTCTTCCTCATTCCTCTGCTATGGGTAAAAATTCTCTTGGGGTTGATTGCCGCAGGGGTCACTTATCATATTCTCTCTTTCAAGACATTAAGATAG
- a CDS encoding 6-pyruvoyl trahydropterin synthase family protein, with the protein MFTVIKRLEISASHKLVLPYRSKCASLHGHNWIITVYCRSARLNADGMVVDFTRIKEVVMEKLDHQNLNEVLPFNPTAENIARWVCKQIPQCYKVEVQESEGNIVIYEKDTVKDNASNDVKDHSEDKEE; encoded by the coding sequence ATGTTTACAGTAATCAAACGTTTGGAGATATCGGCTTCTCATAAGCTGGTGCTCCCGTATCGCAGCAAATGCGCCAGTCTACACGGTCACAACTGGATTATCACTGTCTACTGCCGTTCGGCACGACTCAATGCAGACGGTATGGTGGTAGATTTCACCCGTATTAAAGAAGTGGTCATGGAAAAACTCGACCACCAGAACCTGAATGAAGTACTCCCGTTCAATCCCACCGCAGAGAATATTGCCCGCTGGGTGTGCAAACAGATCCCGCAATGCTATAAAGTAGAGGTACAGGAGTCGGAAGGCAATATTGTCATTTACGAGAAGGACACTGTAAAAGACAATGCCTCGAATGATGTAAAAGACCATTCGGAAGATAAGGAAGAATAA
- a CDS encoding 7-carboxy-7-deazaguanine synthase QueE, translated as MRKINEIFYSLQGEGYYTGTPAIFIRFSGCNLKCSFCDTQHEEGTMMTDDEIIAEVKKYPAVTVVLTGGEPSLWIDATLIDRLHEAGKYVTVETNGTNPLPESVDWVTCSPKQGVELKINRIDEVKVVYEGQDISIFELLPAEHFFLQPCSCINTADTVDCVMRHPKWRLSLQTHKLIDIR; from the coding sequence ATGAGAAAGATTAATGAAATCTTTTACAGTTTGCAGGGGGAGGGATATTATACCGGGACTCCTGCTATTTTCATCCGTTTCTCCGGATGTAACCTGAAATGTAGCTTTTGCGACACACAGCATGAAGAAGGAACAATGATGACCGATGATGAAATCATCGCCGAAGTTAAGAAATATCCTGCCGTAACCGTTGTCCTTACGGGAGGCGAACCTTCCCTTTGGATAGACGCCACCTTGATCGACCGCTTGCATGAAGCCGGTAAATACGTGACCGTAGAAACCAACGGTACGAACCCCTTGCCCGAATCTGTCGACTGGGTGACTTGCTCGCCCAAACAAGGCGTGGAGCTGAAGATCAACCGGATCGATGAAGTGAAAGTAGTCTACGAAGGACAAGATATCAGTATTTTTGAACTACTTCCCGCCGAACATTTTTTCCTCCAGCCTTGTTCTTGTATTAATACTGCTGATACGGTGGATTGCGTCATGCGACATCCCAAATGGAGACTCAGCCTGCAAACGCACAAACTAATTGATATCCGCTAG
- a CDS encoding (Fe-S)-binding protein, translating into MKVGLFIPCYINAIYPNVGVASYRLLKSLGVDVDYPLDQTCCGQPMANAGFEGESAKLALRFDDLFREYDYIVGPSASCVAFVKENHPGILKKEGHVCQSAGKIYDLCDFIHDVIKPSKLPARFPHKVSIHNSCHGVRELFNSAPSELNIPYYNKLRDLLNLVEGIEVFEPSHIDECCGFGGMFAVEEQAVSVCMGRDKVKDHIATGAEYIVGADSSCLMHMQGVIEREHLPIRIIHIVEILASQS; encoded by the coding sequence ATGAAAGTAGGTTTGTTTATTCCTTGTTATATCAATGCTATTTATCCCAATGTAGGGGTGGCATCGTATAGACTATTGAAAAGTTTGGGAGTAGACGTCGATTATCCGTTGGATCAGACCTGTTGCGGACAGCCAATGGCAAATGCCGGTTTTGAAGGTGAATCGGCTAAGTTGGCGCTCCGTTTTGACGACCTGTTCCGGGAGTACGATTATATCGTCGGTCCCTCGGCCAGTTGTGTGGCTTTTGTGAAAGAGAATCATCCCGGTATTTTGAAGAAAGAAGGGCACGTTTGCCAAAGTGCGGGAAAGATTTATGACCTCTGTGATTTTATTCACGATGTGATAAAACCGTCGAAACTGCCTGCACGCTTTCCGCATAAGGTCAGCATACACAACAGTTGTCACGGCGTGCGCGAATTGTTTAATTCCGCTCCGAGCGAGTTGAATATCCCTTATTACAATAAGTTGCGTGATTTGCTAAATCTTGTGGAAGGTATCGAAGTCTTTGAACCGAGCCATATTGACGAGTGCTGCGGCTTCGGGGGAATGTTTGCGGTAGAAGAACAGGCGGTATCCGTCTGCATGGGACGTGACAAGGTGAAAGACCATATAGCTACCGGAGCCGAATACATTGTCGGGGCGGACAGTTCCTGCCTGATGCACATGCAAGGCGTCATCGAACGGGAACATCTGCCGATTAGAATTATCCATATAGTAGAAATCTTAGCGTCGCAATCATGA